One Trichoderma atroviride chromosome 7, complete sequence DNA segment encodes these proteins:
- a CDS encoding uncharacterized protein (EggNog:ENOG41~TransMembrane:6 (i38-60o72-95i213-237o257-280i332-356o368-390i)) encodes MASEDPRVRYLGLFQRLYPASFLLPQFTGPWQFKIFDIATWLAIFTIPLQSSAFTCIFVNDKWVWAPVQIVVWVLVGLYGVLCIATVILMAYWLLQWTGLAWDIRSIGDLLPLLNRSNVMHSYRRNDLAENAKVFKSQLRERWFDRLGYWRAEDATMGGIWYAIGASPDESFESVSGPMSKKVSNDFSIDLKAAQNSTLGAPRGRYLPIHLRGGPIIASAAASLVLLLALLIVSFLPQTRLENGFLPRLSAMPDDNAFSPANFLYSFVPALIGIVLYLYFQGIDQSLRILQPWADLYDVNGSLAQRSLLADYAACLPFQSTWRALRNGHWRVAAVSLLATLFIFIPILGGGLFMALTRPDQTVRMYPSMPVFGVLIAFLFLYVGGLSLMVPHRRQFLLPRPVTSIAGIISLCSAEELTQDAAFRSVRGRKDLASRLGVGRDDAREESSWFFGIVPGKDEHRLSVRRMNNFSEKLPRSSRSMA; translated from the coding sequence ATGGCCAGTGAGGACCCCCGAGTCAGATATCTTGGTCTGTTTCAGAGACTTTACCCTGCTTCATTTCTACTGCCTCAGTTCACTGGACCCTGGCAGTTTAAGATTTTCGACATTGCAACATGGCTGGCTATCTTTACGATTCCTCTGCAAAGCTCAGCTTTTACGTGCATATTTGTCAATGACAAGTGGGTTTGGGCACCAGTTCAGATTGTCGTTTGGGTCCTTGTCGGCCTGTATGGCGTTCTGTGCATTGCGACAGTGATTTTGATGGCTTATTGGCTGCTTCAATGGACCGGCCTTGCCTGGGACATTCGGTCGATTGGAGATCTTTTGCCATTGCTGAACCGCAGCAACGTCATGCATAGCTATAGACGAAACGATCTTGCCGAGAACGCCAAGGTGTTTAAAAGCCAATTGCGCGAGAGGTGGTTTGATCGGCTGGGGTACTGGAGAGCTGAAGATGCGACCATGGGAGGCATTTGGTATGCCATTGGAGCCTCACCCGATGAATCTTTTGAGTCTGTCTCTGGTCCGATGAGCAAAAAGGTTAGCAACGACTTTTCCATCGACCTGAAAGCGGCACAAAACTCTACTCTTGGGGCTCCTCGTGGCAGATACCTACCGATTCACCTCCGCGGCGGTCCCATCATTGCGTCGGCTGCAGCCAGCCTTGTTCTGTTGCTAGCTCTACTCATCGTCTCCTTCTTGCCGCAAACTCGACTAGAGAATGGCTTCCTACCGAGGCTGAGCGCAATGCCCGACGACAACGCTTTTTCCCCTGCCAACTTTCTCTACAGCTTCGTGCCCGCTCTGATCGGCATAGTCCTCTATCTGTATTTCCAAGGTATCGATCAGTCGCTGCGCATTCTCCAACCCTGGGCCGACTTATATGATGTGAACGGTTCTTTGGCGCAGAGATCGCTTTTAGCAGACTACGCAGCTTGCCTCCCCTTCCAGTCAACATGGAGAGCGCTGAGAAACGGACACTGGAGGGTAGCGGCAGTGTCGCTGTTGGCAACATTGTTTATTTTCATCCCAATTCTAGGCGGCGGGCTCTTTATGGCTTTAACAAGGCCTGATCAAACGGTCCGAATGTATCCCAGCATGCCAGTGTTTGGCGTCCTGATCGCATTCCTGTTCCTCTACGTTGGTGGGCTTTCCCTGATGGTGCCCCACCGCCGCCAATTCCTACTCCCGCGGCCAGTCACTTCGATTGCTGGAATCATCAGTCTCTGTTCTGCGGAGGAGCTTACACAAGACGCTGCGTTTCGATCCGTTCGAGGACGGAAAGACCTTGCAAGCCGGCTTGGTGTAGGACGCGACGACGCTCGGGAAGAAAGTTCGTGGTTCTTTGGCATTGTGCCAGGAAAAGACGAGCACCGACTGAGCGTACGGCGTATGAACAACTTTTCAGAAAAGCTGCCAAGATCTTCTAGATCCATGGCGTGA
- a CDS encoding uncharacterized protein (EggNog:ENOG41), with translation MSYQSIARDDEEPSRWRPSNNSRYQAVPDSEASPSTRHKRQQSSRTKRAATSNRRSSRRPDSQASDASDGMVAPLRIIKSRSSELQATDQPSANQSTHPAGYHAIEPEEDPTVRFDEAQLAMFAADNASRMPNIKDELALAAGKVTPGVDDTPYIQYALQALVGGQSTSIPSHLVSNSSDGYSERYEPMRGFDESAGYSSPTRQDRITSEAAPSAPPQGPFSPLSSSLDAAQLPLTQPEQPHHDGFPFQAICYWILTPRAERICHSLPNRKFYGHSQCCSWLY, from the exons ATGAGTTACCAAAGTATCGCCCgtgacgatgaagagcctTCTC GTTGGCGGCCGTCAAACAACTCTCGATATCAAGCCGTCCCCGACAGCGAGGCCTCCCCTTCGACACGCCATAAGCGACAACAGAGCAGCCGTACAAAGCGTGCCGCGACATCGAATCGACGCTCCTCTCGCCGACCCGATTCTCAAGCCAGCGATGCGTCCGACGGCATGGTAGCCCCGCTAAGAATCATAAAATCACGGTCTTCCGAGCTGCAGGCGACGGATCAGCCGTCCGCAAATCAATCCACGCATCCTGCGGGATACCATGCCATCGAGCCAGAAGAAGACCCAACAGTGCGCTTTGACGAGGCTCAATTAGCAATGTTCGCCGCCGATAACGCTTCCCGCATGCCCAACATTAAAGATGAGTTGGCTTTAGCGGCGGGAAAGGTCACTCCCGGAGTCGACGATACACCGTACATTCAATATGCTTTGCAAGCTCTGGTAGGCGGTCAGAGCACATCGATACCGTCGCATCTCGTGTCTAATTCATCTGACGGGTATTCCGAACGCTATGAGCCGATGCGAGGATTTGATGAGTCCGCGGGATACTCTTCGCCAACCCGTCAGGATCGCATAACGAGTGAAGCCGCCCCCTCAGCCCCCCCTCAGGGGcccttctcccccctctccagctccctcgACGCAGCACAGCTTCCTTTGACCCAACCGGAGCAACCTCATCACGATGGATTCCCGTTTCAAGCAATATGCTACTGGATCTTGACCCCCAGGGCAGAACGCATCTGCCACTCGCTGCCAAACCGCAAATTTTACGGGCATTCTCAATGTTGCTCTTGGTTGTACTAA
- a CDS encoding uncharacterized protein (EggNog:ENOG41~SECRETED:SignalP(1-19)), which translates to MALPLVLAACRLLLPRLQALPQGLGGPRMIMQERAAREARQRAEAQQRAEIEQQALKKSRAEQEARVQLETERRSEERRAAGVAAGQGITAEAQQSTNHSHMGRAAMDPSQQPRGTTTSAHALPTQQPPPQQQQQQQQQQQQQQQQQQQRPVHMSNTQQQHTPPQAFPAGNLPPQHPPSGALPGDTNDPTKPRNSFPHAFERWETLSAHWEGLTSYWIRKLEQNKDDINRDPMSQQLARQVTDLSAAGANLFHAVVELQRLRASSERKFQRWFFETRSELERAHEVNAMLEAALEKERRDREQAIREAVDHERGVSKTQKQLVEMRKELSISKEEARRAWEELGRREQEERDRTLSLQSGHPTVVGGVQVVPMTQGGGPSRHSSTREQPSYQSDYQRPTYSIEQGTPGRGQSAPGSSGSGQGQYPSGHQEDPSRRTGAGSEGGYSEEDYDTPATTNPSGQNMPSSTSAPQGQWTGAYSNPQDYSGQGYGNAGWETVPRHHHPTRLSDVIEEDDERSRTSASHSRI; encoded by the exons ATGGCGCTGCCCTTGGTCCTGGCCGCAtgccggctgctgctcccgcgCCTACAAGCTCTCCCTCAGGGATTAGGGGGTCCTAGGATGATCATGCAGGAGCGTGCAGCGAGAGAAGCGCGCCAGAGGGCTGAAGCTCAGCAGAGAGCCGAGATTGAGCAGCAggcattgaagaagagccgcGCCGAACAGGAGGCGCGAGTGCAGCTGGAGACTGAGCGCCGCTCTGAAGAACGgcgcgctgctggcgttgCCGCTGGCCAAGGCATCACTGCCGAGGCTCAGCAATCTACTAACCATTCACACATGGGCCGAGCTGCCATGGACCCGTCACAGCAACCGCGCGGCACAACCACATCTGCCCACGCTTTACCAACTCAACAGCCacctccgcagcagcaacagcagcaacagcagcagcagcagcagcagcagcagcagcagcagcaacgcccCGTTCACATGTCCAACACCCAACAACAGCATACTCCTCCCCAGGCTTTCCCCGCTGGAAACTTACCACCGCAGCACCCTCCTTCTGGAGCACTTCCCGGTGACACAAACGACCCGACCAAGCCGCGCAATTCTTTTCCCCATGCCTTTGAGCGGTGGGAAACACTGTCTGCTCACTGGGAGGGATTGACGAGCTACTGGATTCGCAAGCTGGAGCAAAACAAGGATGACATCAATCGCGACCCAATGAGCCAGCAGCTGGCGCGACAGGTCACCGATTTGTCGGCGGCCGGCGCCAATTTGTTTCATGCGGTAGTTGAACTTCAGCGTCTGCGGGCCAGCTCCGAACGAAAGTTTCAGAGGTGGTTCTTTGAAACCAGATCAGAATTGGAGCGTGCCCACGAGGTGAATGCCATGTTGGAGGCGGCTCTcgaaaaagagaggagggaCCGCGAACAGGCGATCCGTGAAGCCGTCGATCATGAACGTGGAGTATCCAAGACTCAGAAGCAACTCGTGGAGATGAGAAAGGAGCTCTCCATctcgaaagaagaagcccgccGCGCATGGGAAGAACTTGGGCGTCGTGAGCAGGAAGAGCGCGATAGGACTCTATCTCTTCAGTCAGGACATCCCACGGTTGTTGGAGGAGTTCAGGTAGTACCAATGACTCAGGGCGGCGGCCCAAgcaggcacagcagcaccagGGAGCAGCCAAGCTATCAATCCGACTACCAACGACCGACATACTCCATCGAGCAGGGCACTCCGGGCCGAGGCCAATCCGCACCAGGAAGCAGCGGTTCCGGACAAGGACAATACCCATCTGGCCACCAGGAAGATCCGAGCCGTCGCACAGGCGCTGGCTCCGAGGGCGGTTACAGCGAAG AAGACTACGACACCCCGGCCACCACCAACCCCAGCGGCCAGAAcatgccatcatcaacctctGCCCCTCAAGGCCAGTGGACCGGCGCCTATTCAAACCCCCAGGACTATTCCGGCCAGGGCTATGGGAATGCTGGATGGGAGACGGTGCCACGCCACCATCACCCGACTCGGCTGAGCGACGTTattgaggaagatgatgagaggaGCCGAACGAGTGCCAGCCACAGTCGGATTTAG